The sequence below is a genomic window from Planktothrix sp. FACHB-1365.
TTAACTCAAGATGATCGAACTCTGATCACCCAAGGCGGTTATCTAGGAAATCGTAATAATTGGGGTTATAAATTAGCTAGAAACTTGCTGGGAACTGCTAGTTTATTAGATGAACAAGGAAAAAATTATTTCCCGACTCCTTACAAATTGTTTAAGCAGTATAGCAATCGTTGTAATCCTTCGGTTGATGATAACGAACGAGAGAGAATTTGGAAAAGTGCCTGTTCTAAACCCGCTTATTCTAGTCGTAATTATTATTCGATTTTGGGCAGTATTAAGCAATGGTTAGCTTTATGAAACAGAGCAAGATGGGGGTTTTAGTTTTCTTGCTGCTAACGCAGCTACAGAAGTGCTTTTAACACCAATCTTTAAATCCCATGAATCTGCATTTACCCCTTCATCATTTATTAGGATTAAGCAAAATTAATAGTCGCCTGCTCAAAAAACTGGGGATTAACACTATTTTTGACTTGTTGTTTTACTTTCCTCGTGATTATATCAAGTACCAACGAGTCAAAATATCAGAGTTAAAAATTGGCGATTCTGTTACCGTCGTTGGTAAAATAAAGAAACACGAAATTATCAGTCCGCCCAAAAATCCTCGCTTAACCATTCAGACCCTTATTGTTAGGGATAAAACGGGTAACATTGCCTGTAAACGTTTTTTTAACCATCCCTATTATCAATCTCAACAGTGGAGAAACGAGCAAAACTTAATTTATATTCATCAAAGCATTATTGCTGTATCAGGAGTTGTTAAAGCGGATTGTTATTACGGCAAAGTTTTAACTTCTCCTGAAATTCGATTAATTGACCTTGATGAAGCCAGAGATACGAAAAACTCAATTATCCCGATTTATCCATTAACAAAAGGGGTCAGTCATGAAATTATTCAAGATGCGGTATCCTCAGCTTTAGAAGCTGTCCAACAACTCATTGACCCTTTACCTCCAAATCTCCGACAGAAACCGGGTTTAATGGAATTGCAACAGGCGATCGCTTTCATTCACCAACCCCCTAATGAACCTCAACTCGAAGCGGCCCGTCGTCGCCTAACATTTGATGAGTTTTTCTATCTCCAACTTTCCTTCCTTCTGCGCCGCCATCGATGGTTGGCAAATTCGGCTGTAACTGAGATTACTCCTACTGGCCTACTACTCAAACAGTTTTACTCCCTACTTCCCTTTCCCCTCACCCAAGCTCAACGTCGGGTTATCAATGAGATTCTCAACGATATGACTTCCAAAACCCCGATGAATCGATTGGTACAAGGGGATGTGGGTTCAGGAAAAACCGTTGTTGCGGTTGCTGCGATTCTAGTTGCGATTCAGTCTGGCTATCAAACCGCATTAATGGCTCCTACAGAAGTGCTTGCTGAACAACACTATAGGAAAATTGTCACCTGGTTTGAACCCTTGGGTGTTTCTGTGCAATTGCTGACAGGTTCTGCTAAAGTTGCCAAGCGCAGAGAAATCCACGCTCAACTGGAGACAGGCGAACTTTCTTTATTAGTGGGAACTCACGCCTTGTTACAAGAGAAAGTGAACTTCAACAAACTCGGTTTGGTCGTCATCGATGAACAACATCGATTTGGAGTACAGCAGCGACAAGATTTACTGAACAAAGGCAATAAACCTCACGTCCTGACAATGACTGCTACTCCGATTCCTCGTACTTTAGCACTAACGTTGCACGGCGATTTAGATGTCAGCCAGATTGACGAATTACCTCCTGGGCGACAGAAAATCCAAACCAAAGTGATTAACCAAGGTACTCCCGCTTATAATTTGATCCGTCATCAGGTACTTCAAGGTCGCCAAGCCTACATCATTCTGCCTCTGGTAGAAGAATCAGACAAACTAGATTTAAGAGCGGCTGTTGCAGAATATCAGCGACTATCAACCCAAATATTCCCTGAATTTAGGGTTGGATTACTGCACGGTCGCATGACATCCGCCGAGAAAGATGAAGCTCTCAGGGCATTTAGTGACAACACAACCCAAATTTTGGTTTCTACTACGGTTGTGGAAGTTGGGGTAGATGTTCCCAATGCTACCGTTATCTTAATCGACCATGCCGAGTGCTTTGGTTTAGCTCAACTGCACCAGTTAAGAGGTCGTGTGGGTCGAGGTTCCCATTGTTCCTATTGTTTGTTGCTCAATACCAGCCAAACCGCACAAGCCAAAGCGCGGCTTCAAGTCTTAGAAAAATCCAGTGATGGGTTCTTCATCTCAGAGATGGATTTGCGACTGCGGGGGCCAGGTGTTGTGATGGGCTATCGCCAGTCAGGAATTTCAGAATTTGCACTAGCTAATATACTGGATGATGAAGACTTACTGAATTTAGCCCGTGAAATGGCAATAGCAATTGTCAAAAGCAACCCAAATTTAGAACAGTATCCCTTAATTGTTGCAGAACTCAAACGACGAAGACTGACAATTTGGGATTGTACCCTTAATTAATCAGTTAACAGCTATCAGTTTCAATTATTGCGGTATTGAACTGATACCTGATAACTGATAATTTTCTATAGGAGTTTTACAATGACTTATACCCTAGAGACACTTTTAACGTTTGAAACATTTCTAGCTCAATATGGTGATAATCCCCGCTATGAACTCGCTGACGGAGAATTAGTTGAAATGGAACCAACCGGCCCCCACGAGACTGTCAGTGGTAAACTTGCCACTCAAATCGGTATTGCTATTACAACAGAAAAACTCCCTTGGTTTATTCCCCGAACTTGTTTAATTCGTCCTTTTACCGATGTCGCAACTGCCCGTCGTCCTGATATTGTGGTTTTAGATGAAACAGCGCTTTCTAGTGAACCCTTATGGGAAAGAGAACCTGTTATTACCCTAGGACGTTCTATTAAATTAGTGGTAGAAGTTGTGAGTACAAACTGGGAAACAGATTACGCCCGAAAAGTTGAAGAATATGCTCTTTTTGGAATTCCTGAATATTGGATTGTAGATTATCGGGGTTTAGGGGGTGTCGCTTTTATTGGTAAACCCAAACAACCAACTGTTACGGTTTGTCAACTAATTGATGAAGATTACACCCAGCAACAATTTCGTCTCGGTGAACCGATTA
It includes:
- a CDS encoding Uma2 family endonuclease, translated to MTYTLETLLTFETFLAQYGDNPRYELADGELVEMEPTGPHETVSGKLATQIGIAITTEKLPWFIPRTCLIRPFTDVATARRPDIVVLDETALSSEPLWEREPVITLGRSIKLVVEVVSTNWETDYARKVEEYALFGIPEYWIVDYRGLGGVAFIGKPKQPTVTVCQLIDEDYTQQQFRLGEPIISPLFKSLQLRLDDVLPRFN
- the recG gene encoding ATP-dependent DNA helicase RecG; protein product: MNLHLPLHHLLGLSKINSRLLKKLGINTIFDLLFYFPRDYIKYQRVKISELKIGDSVTVVGKIKKHEIISPPKNPRLTIQTLIVRDKTGNIACKRFFNHPYYQSQQWRNEQNLIYIHQSIIAVSGVVKADCYYGKVLTSPEIRLIDLDEARDTKNSIIPIYPLTKGVSHEIIQDAVSSALEAVQQLIDPLPPNLRQKPGLMELQQAIAFIHQPPNEPQLEAARRRLTFDEFFYLQLSFLLRRHRWLANSAVTEITPTGLLLKQFYSLLPFPLTQAQRRVINEILNDMTSKTPMNRLVQGDVGSGKTVVAVAAILVAIQSGYQTALMAPTEVLAEQHYRKIVTWFEPLGVSVQLLTGSAKVAKRREIHAQLETGELSLLVGTHALLQEKVNFNKLGLVVIDEQHRFGVQQRQDLLNKGNKPHVLTMTATPIPRTLALTLHGDLDVSQIDELPPGRQKIQTKVINQGTPAYNLIRHQVLQGRQAYIILPLVEESDKLDLRAAVAEYQRLSTQIFPEFRVGLLHGRMTSAEKDEALRAFSDNTTQILVSTTVVEVGVDVPNATVILIDHAECFGLAQLHQLRGRVGRGSHCSYCLLLNTSQTAQAKARLQVLEKSSDGFFISEMDLRLRGPGVVMGYRQSGISEFALANILDDEDLLNLAREMAIAIVKSNPNLEQYPLIVAELKRRRLTIWDCTLN